The Aliidongia dinghuensis genome contains the following window.
AGTTCGGGCTCGACACGTTCGGCGACGTCACCGCGGGCCCCGGTGGGCTGCTGCCGCAGGCGGAGGTCATCCGCAACGTCGTCGAGGAAGCGGTCCTGGCCGACGAGCTCGGCATCGATTTCTTCGGCGTCGGCGAGCATCACCGGGCCGATTTCGCCGTTTCCGCCCCGGAGGTCGTGCTAGCCGCGATCGCCGGCCAGACGCAGCGGATCAGGCTCGGTTCGGCCGTGACGGTGCTGAGCTCCGACGACCCGATCCGCGTGTTCCAGCGCTTCTCGACCGTGGATGCGCTGTCGAACGGCCGGGCCGAGGTCATCTTGGGCCGCGGCTCCTTCACCGAATCCTTCCCGCTGTTCGGCTATGACCTTGAGGATTACGAGGCGCTGTTCGAGGAAAAGGTCGATCTCTTCGCGGCGCTGCTGCCGCAGGAACCGGTCAACTGGCGCGGCCAGACGCGCCCGCCGCTCACGGACCAGCGGGTCTATCCGCCGGTCGAGGGCGGGCGGCTCAAGGCCTGGATCGGCGTCGGCGGCAGCCCCCAGTCCGTGGTGCGCGCCGCGCGCTACGACCTGCCGCTGATGCTCGCCATCATCGGCGGCGCGCCTGGGCGGTTCCGGCCTTTCGTCGATCTCTATCACCGCGCCTTCGCCGAGTTCGGCCGCCCGGTGCGGCCGATCGGCGTCCATTCGCCGGGCTATGTCGCCGACAGCGACGAGGCCGCACGCGAAGAGCTCTGGCCCGATTTCAAGCGCATGCGCGACCGGATCGGCGCCGAGCGCGGCTGGCCGCCGATGCAGCGTGCCGAGTTCGACCGCGAAGCCGATCTGGGCTCGCTCTATGTGGGCTCGCCGGAGACGGTCGCGCGCAAGATCGCCGCGACGGTGAAGACGCTCGGCCTGTCGCGCTTCAACCTCAAATACAGCGCCGGCCCGCTCGCCCACGACAAGCTCGTCCGCAGCATCGAGCTCTACGGCCGACGGGTCATCCCGCTCGTTCGCGACATGCTGGCATAACGCCCGCTATTTCTGGGCCAGCGGGCAGCCGCCGTCGGCGAGTGGGCGGAACGCCTTGTCGGCCGGGATGTCGCGCACGGTCTTGTAATAGTCCCAGGGATACTTGCTCTCGGCCGGGGTCTTCACCTCGTAGAGCGTCAAGTCGTAGAGCACGCGCCCGTCGACGCGGATCGAGCCCTTGCGGCCGAAATAATCGACCGGCATCTCGTGCATCTTTCGGCTGACGACCGTGCCGTCCTTGCTGCCGGCGGCCTGGATCGCCTTCAGGTAGTGCATGACCGAGGCGTAGGTCGCCGCCTGCTCCTTCGTCGGCATGCGGCCGATCTCTTTGTAGAAGCGCTTGGAGAAGGCGCGTGCCTGGTCGTTCTGGTCCCAGTAGAAACCTTCGGTGTTGTAGAGATGCTGGGCCGCCTGCAGCCCCATGCTGTTAATATCGGTGATGAAGACGAGGAAGCCCGCGAGTTTCTGCCCGCCCTGGGTGATGCCGAACTCGGACGCCTGCTTAACCTCGGCGATCGTGTTGGCACCGACAGAGGCGAGGCCGATGACGTTGGCGCCCGAGCCTTGCGCCTGCAGCAGGAAAGAGGAGAAGTCGCGCGTGTCGAGCGGATGGCGCACGCTGCCGATGACCGTGCCGCCGGCCTTGGTGATGAACGTGGTCGCATCGCGCTGGATCGCATCGCCGAGCGCATAGTCGGCGGTCAGGAAGAACCATTTCTTGCCGCCGGCCGTCACGGCCGCCTGGCCGGTCGCCGACGCCAGCGAATAGGTGTCGTCCGACCATTGGGTCGTATAGAGATTGCACGACTTGCTGGTGATGTCCGAGGTCGCGGCACCGCCGATGAGCACGACCTTCTTATCGGCGGCGGCGATCTGCTCGACCGCGAGCCCGGCGCTCGAATAAGGCAGGTCGGCGATGGCGTCGACATTCTCCGACTCGAACCAGCGATGGGCGATCTGCACCGCATTGTCGGGTTTGGTCAGGAAGTCGGCCGAGACGAACTCGATCGGCATGCCGGCCGCCTTTCCGCCGAAATCCTCGGCCGCGAGCTTGGCCGCAAAAACGGCGCCGAGGCCGCCGGCGTCGGCCGCGACATTCGACTGGTCGCCCAGCACGCCGATCTTGATGCTGTCGGCCTTGGCCGATCCCGCGGCCAGACCCAGCGCCGCAGCGAGCGCGAGCGCCCGCAATCCCAACGTCCCCATGTCCATCCTCCCAAATGTGCTGATAGCCGATTGGCCAAGTCTCTTTTCCCCTCTCCGCCCTTTGGGCTGAGAGAAGATGATCAGCCGGCGCGCAACAACGCCTCGATGAACGCAGCCGATCGATCTAGCACCGCTGCTGCCTGGTCGCGATGGGGCGAATGCCCGCAGTGCTCCAGCAGCACGATCTCAGTCGCCGGCGTCGCGGCCTGGATCGCGTCCAGCTGCGCGCGCGTGCCGTATTCGTCGTCGAGGCCCTGGATCGCGAGGATCGGGCAGCGGATCGCCGGCAGATAGGCCTCGATGTTCCAGAACTTGAAGCGCGGATCGAGCCAGATGTCGTTCCAGCCCCAGAAGGTCCGGTCGGGGTCCTGGTGATAGCGGCCGAGCTTCGCGCCGAGGTCGGTCGTCCGAAAGACCTCCTTGATGCCGGCAATACTGGTCACGGTCAGATCTTCGACGAAGACGTGCGGCGCCTCGAGGATCAGGCCGGCCACAGCGTCGGGGTGCCGGCCGGCGTAGATCAGCGCGATCGAACCGCCGTCGCTGTGCCCGAACAGCACCGGCCGGGTGATAGCGAAGTGGTTGAGCACGGCCGGCAGCACGACTTCGCCCTCGTGGTGCATGTATTCGACCGGTCGCTTTTCCTCGAGCAGGCTCGAAGCGCCGTAGCCGTAGCGGGAATAGGCCAGGACGCCGCAGCCGGTCGCACGGGCGAGGCGCTCAGGGAAATCCTTCCAGAGTGCGACCGAGCCCACGCCCTCGTGCAGCATGACGATGGTCGACGCATCAGGCCGGGCGGGCGCCAGCCACGCCGTCTCCAGCCGCCGGCCGTCGATCTCGACGAAATCCCGCTCGATCGTGGTCACCGTCACTTCTCGGCATCTCCTCGAGGATGGGCGGCTTCACGACTGCGCAGCACGTGGCGCTGGATCTTGCCGGTCGCCGTCTTGGGCAGGTCGTCGACGAACTCGATCCAGCGCGGATAATTGTGGGGGGCGAGCCGGCTTTTCACGTGGTCTTGCAAGGCCACAATCAAGGCCGCATCGGCCGAGGTGCCGGGCTTCAGCACGACAAACGCCTTGGGCTTGACGAGCCCCGCCGCATCCGCGACGCCGATGACGGCTGCCTCCTGCACGGCCGGATGGCCGATCAGCGCCGATTCGACCTCCATCGGCGAGACCCAGATGCCGCTGACCTTGAGCATGTCGTCGGCCCGGCCGCAATGGATATAGTCTCCAGCCTCGTCCTGGCGGAACTTGTCGCCGGTCTTGACCCATTCGCCGAGGAAGGTCGCGTGGGTCTTCTCCGGATTGTTCCAATAATGCGCCGCGGCAGTCGGGCCGCTCACTTCCATCTCGCCGATCTCACCGGTCGCCACCTCGCGTCGCGTCTCGTCGACCAGCCGCACCCGGTAACCGGGCACCGGTCGTCCGGTCACACCGTAGCGCACGGCCCCAGGCCGATTCGACACGAAAATATGCAGCATCTCGGTCGAGCCGATGCCGTCGACGATCTCGACGCCAGTCAGCTCGGTCCAGGCGCGCCCGACCTCGGCCGGCAACGCCTCACCGGCCGAGGTGCAGAGCCGGAGCGCGTGCTCGCCCCTACCCGGCAAGGCCGGGCTCGCGACCAGGGCGGCATAGAGCGTCGGCACGCCGCAGAACAGCGTCGGCCGGGCGCGGCGCAGCACGTCCGCCACCATGTCGGGGGTCGGCCGGCCACTCACCAGCACCGCGCTGGCGCCGACCGCCATGGGAAAGGTCAGCGCATTGCCGAGCCCATAGGCGAAGAACAGCTTCGCCGCCGAATAGACGAGATCCCCCTCGCCGATCTCGAGCACGCCCTGGCCGAACAGCCGGGCGGTCTCGATCAGGCTGGACTGGCGATGCACCGTGCCCTTGGGCCGGCCGGTCGAGCCCGAGGAATAGAGCCAGAAGCACACGTCGTCGGGCCGGGTCTGGGCCGCCAACGCGGTCTTGTCAGCCTCGGCCATGAGCGGCGCCAGCAGCGGCCGGCCTTGGCCCTCGGCACCCGAGACGACGACGAGCCCATCCCACTTGGCGATGTCGGCCGCTTCGACGAGCTTCGGCAGTAGCGCCTCGCTCACGACGAGCGCGCGGGCGCCGCTGTCGGCCAGCATATGGGCGAAATCGGCCGGCTGCAGCAGCGTGTTGGCCGGGATCGGCACGACGCCGGCCTTGATGGCGCCCAGGAAACAAGTCGGGAAATCGATCGTGTCGAGGAGGGCGAGGACGAGGCGCTCGCCCGGCGCCACCCCGAGCGTGTGCAGGACATTGACGAAGCGGTCGGCTCGCTCGGCGAGATCGCCGTAGCTGTAGCTGCCAGCCTCATCGATGAAGACGGTCTTGGCCGCCCGGCCGGCCGCGAGGTTCCGGTCGATGAGGTCGACCGCAGCATTGTAGAAGCCTGCGGGCGACGTTCCCGCCCCCTTGCGCCCGTTTCCGTCGCGCCCCGGCGCTGCGGCCAGACTCATCGGCGTTCTCCCTCCCTGTGCTTTTCGCTCGGCAGTCGGCCGCTTCTTGGCGGCGGCCCTGTCTCGTCTTGTTTTGCCTTCTTGGGTGCCGGCTCAGGTCATGACGGGCGCCGGCGCCAGATGCTCGTCGACCCAGCCCACCACCCAATCGGCGGCGATCTCTTCCGGCATCGTGCCGGCGCTGGCGTCATGCAGCAGCGGCTCACCGATCCGCCGGGCGCCGAGCTCGGCCAAGAGGCGCGCAAATTTCCGCCCGCCCTCGCAATAGGTCGTCTTATAGGTCCGGTCGCCGAGCGCCACGATGCCGAACGAGACACCGGAGAGATCGGGCCGCGCCACCTCGAGCGCAGCAAAGAACGCCTGCGCATTGTCGGGCACGTCGCCGTTGCCGTAGGTCGAGGTGACGATCAGGAAGGCGCCGCCGCGCTCGAACACATCGATGCCGAGCCCGTCCATCGCCTGGGTGTGCGCCGCATGCCCGGCGCCTTCGAGCGCTGCCTGCACCTCCTCGGCGACGAGCTCCGCCGTGCCGGTCATCGTGCCGACCAGGATGGTGATGTCGACCGTCATCGGCTCCTCCGCTACAGTCGCCCCATAATCTGCTGGATCGCGACTTTGTCGACGCACTATAATACATGTTCGAGATCGGGCAAGCGTCATAGTTCAGGTCGAGACATTTCCATGGCCACACCAGCCCCCCGCCCCGTCTATCGCCCGGCCGAGCGGACGTCGGATGAGGAATTCCTGAAGCGCCTGGGCGATCGGGTGCGCGAGGCGCGCGCGAAGCGCGGCATGACGCGCAAGATCCTGTCGCGCGATTCCGGCGTGTCGGAACGCTATCTGGCGCAGCTCGAGACCGGCCGCGGCAACATCTCGATCCTGCTGCTGCGCCAGTTGGCGGCGGCGCTCGACATGCCGATCGAGACGCTGGTGCATGAGCAGTCGGAGCCGTCGGTCGACCTGGCCCATGCGCAGGAGCTGCTGCGCCGGCTGGCACCCGAGGATCTGGTCGCGGCCCGGCAGATGCTGCTCCAGCGGTTCGACACCGCAGCGGATGAGGCACGGCGCGGCCATATCGCGCTCATCGGCCTGCGCGGCGCCGGCAAATCGACGCTGGGTGCGGCACTCGCCGAGCGGCTCAAGGTTCCCTTCATCGAGCTCGACCGGGAAATCGAGCGAACGAGCGGCGTGTCGCTCGGCGTGATCTTCGACCTCTACGGCCAGGCCGGCTTCCGCCGGCTCGAACGGCAATGCCTGGCGGACGTCATCGCCCGCCATCCGCGCTTCGTGCTCGCGACCGGCGGCAGCCTGGTCTCGGAGCCGGCGACGTTCGAGCTGCTGTTGAGCCACTGCTTCACCGTGTGGCTCACCGCCTCGCCGGCCGAACACATGGGCCGGGTCATGGCCCAGGGCGACATGCGGCCGATGGCGAGCAACCGCGAAGCCATGAGCGACCTGCAGCGCATCCTCGAGGTGCGTGGCCCGCTCTACGCCAAGGCCGACCGCCGCGTCGACACCGCCGGCCGCACGATCGAAGACAGTCTCGAGCGGCTGGTCGAGGCGGTGGGGTAGCCCCCTTTTCGTCATCCCCGCACAGGCGGGGATCCAGTCCTTTACGCGCGGTAGCGCGGAGAAAAGTCTTATCGCCGCCGACGCGGCTCTTGCTGGATCCCCGCCTGCGCGGGGATGACGGTGAAGAAGCGGCCGCCACGCAAAATACCGCTTTCTCATCCCCAAACATGCATTATGATGCATGAAAACATCGGCACTGCCGAGCGGCTGGGAGGATGCGCCATGATCACTTTCGATGCGGAGCCGACCGAGTATCGGCACTGGCGCCTCGCCGTCGACGGGCGGGTCGCGACGCTGACGCTCGACGTCGACGAGGATGGCGGGCTCAAGCCCGGCTACAAGCTGAAGCTCAATTCCTACGACCTGGGCGTCGATATCGAGCTCTATGACGCGCTGCAGCGCATCCGGTTCGAGCACCCGTCGGTGGGCACGGTCGTGCTGACCAGCGGCAAGGAGCGCATGTTCTGCTCCGGCGCCAACATCTACATGCTGGGCCAGTCGTCCCATGCCTGGAAGGTGAATTTCTGCAAATTCACCAACGAGACGCGCAACGGCATGGAGGATTCGAGCGCGCACGACGGCTTGAAGTTCGTGGCGGCGCTGAACGGCACCACGGCCGGCGGCGGCTATGAGGTGGCGCTCGCCTGCGACGAGATCCTGATGGTCGACGACCGTTCCTCGGTCGTGAGCCTGCCGGAAGTGCCGCTCCTGGGCGTGCTGCCCGGCACAGGCGGGCTCACCCGTGTCGTCGACAAGCGCAAGGTGCGCCGCGATCTGGCCGACCTGTTCTGCACGTCGGCGGATGGGGTGCGCGCCGACCGCGCCAAGGAATGGGGCCTAGTCGACGCGATCGCGAAGCCGGCGGAGTTCCCAGCACTGGTGAAGGCGCGTGCCGAGGCGCTGGCCGCCGCCTCGCCGCGCCCGTCCGACGCAAAGGGCATCAAGCTCGGCAAGCTCGACCGGCGCATCGATGATGCCGGCTACCACTATCCCCATGTCGACATCGCGTTCGACCGCGCCGGCCGGTCGGCAACGCTGACCATCTCGGCGCCCGCGACCGAGCAGCCGATAACGCCAGAGGCGATCGAGGCGCTGGGCGACGGCTGGTGGCCGCTGGCGCTGGCGCGCGAGCTCGACGACGCGCTCCTGATGCTGCGCACCAACGAACTCGATCTAGGGCTCCTCGTGCTGAAGACGCGCGGCGATGCCGAGCGGGTACTGGCCGCGGGCGCCACGCTGCAGGCGCACCGCGACCATTGGCTGGTGCGCGAGACGGTGGGCTACCTGCGCCGCACCTTCGCCCGGCTCGACGTCACTTCGCGCAGCCTCTACGCCATCGCCGACCAGGGCTCCTGCTTCGTGGGCCTGCTCTACGAATTGGCGCTGGCATCCGACCGCATCTACATGCTGGCGCTGCCGGAGGGCGAAGAGAACCCGCCGGAGCTCCGGCTCGACGGCAGCAACTTCGGCCTCCTGCCCATGGTCAACGGCCGGAGCCGGCTCGCGACGCGCTTTTCGGGCGATGACGGCGTGCTTGCCAAGCTCGAAGCGCTCAAGGGCAAGGCACTCACGGCCGAGGCGGCGCTGATGCTCGGCCTCGTGACCGTGGCGCCCGACGATCTCGACTGGGACGACGAGATCCGGCTCGCGGTCGAGGAGCGCGCGAGCCTGTCGCCCGACGCGCTCACGGGGCTCGAGGCAAGCCTGCGCTTCCCCGGTGCCGAAACGCTGTGGACCAAGGTCTTCGGACGCCTCTCGGCCTGGCAGAACTGGGTGTTCGTCCGGCCGAACGCGACCGGCGAACGCGGCGCGCTCAAGGTGTTCGGCACCGGGTCAAAGGCGCAATTCCACTTCGAGAGGGTGTGATCATGGGCATCAATTATCAGGACCGCATCCCGAACAACGTGGATCTGGGCTCGAACCGCACGCTGCAGCGGGCGCTCGAGCATTGGCAGCCCGAGTTCCTGAAATGGTGGCAGGACCTGGGGCCGACCGACTTCCAGGCGAAGGACATCTATCTCAGGACCGCGACCTCGGTCGACGCGCGCGGCTGGGCGACCTACGGCCATGTGCGCATGCCCGACTATCGCTGGGGCATCTTCCTGGCCGAGCCGGACCCGAACCGCCGCATCGGCTTCGGCGACGAGTACGGCCGGGAAGTCTGGCAACAGGTGCCGGGCGAGCACCGCTCAACGCTCCGCCGCCTGATCGTGACCCAGGGCGACACCGAGCCGGCCTCGGTCGAGCAGCAACGGCTGTTGGGCCATACCGCGCCCTCGCTCTACGACTTGCGCAACCTGTTCCAGGTCAATGTCGAGGAGGGCCGGCACCTCTGGGCCATGGTCTATCTGCTGCACGCCTATTTCGGCCGCGACGGGCGCGAGGAGGCGGAGGAGCTCTTGAGCCGCCACTCCGGCGACGGCGACAAGCCCCGGATCCTCTCGACCTTCAACGAGCCGATCTCGGACTGGCTGAGCTTCTTCATGTTCACTTACTTCACCGACCGCGACGGCAAGTACCAGCTGAAGTCGCTCGCCGAATCGAGCTTCGACCCGCTGGCGCGCACCTGCCAGTTCATGCTGACCGAGGAGGCGCACCACATGTTCGTGGGCGACACCGGCATCGCCCGCATCGTGCGCCGGACGCTCGAGGTCATGAAGGAGCTCAACACCGACGATCCGGCCGCGGTGCGGCGCGCCGGCGCCATCGACCTCGCGACCATCCAGAAATACATCAATTTCTGGTTCTCCTCGGCGCTCGACCTGTTCGGCGCCGACCAGTCGTCGAACGCGGCGTCCTATTTCGCGAACGGGCTCAAGGGCCGGCCGGACGAGGCGCAGTACGAGGACCATCTGGCGCTCGACCAGACCTACGCGCTCGAAATGCCGGACGGCCAGGGCAGCATCAAGGTCGAGCCGGTGCCGCTCAGGAACGCCATGAACGAGGTCTCGCGCCTGTCCTACGTCAGGGATTGCGAGATTGGCCTCACCCGCTGGAACCGGCTCATCCAGAAGGCCGGGTTCGACGCGCGCCTGGCCTTGCCGAGCCCGCGCTTCCGGCGCGGCAACGGCAGCTGGGCGAACGTGCCGACCGACACGGCCGGCCGGCCGATCGGCCAGGCCGAGTATGAGCAGCGCCTTGGCGGATGGCTGCCGAGCGATGACGACCGCGCCTTCATCTACAGCTTGATGCAGCCGGTGACCGAGCCCGGCAAGATGGCGGCCTGGATCGCACCGCCCGACCGCGGCATCAACAACCTGCCGGTCGACTATGAGTATGTGCGGCTGAACTAGCCGCCGCGGAACGGGCTTCATGCGCCACATCGCCGTCATCGGCAGCGGCCCGTCGGGCTGCTATCTCGCCGACCATCTCCTGCGCCTGGTGCCGGATTGCCGCGTCGACGTGATCGAGCGGCTGCCGGCGCCGTTCGGCCTGGTACGCTACGGCGTGGCGCCGGATCATCAGGGGACGAAGGCCGTCGCCCGCGTGTTCGACCGCATGCTGGCGCGCGACCGGGTGGGATTCTTCGGCCATGTCGAGGCCGGCCGCGACGTGCGCCTGGCCGAGCTCGAGACGCTCTATCATGCGGTCGTGCTCGCGACCGGCGCACCCGACGATCGCCGGCTTGGGCTTCCCGGCGAGGATCTGCCGGGCGTCATCGGCTCCGGCCGCTTCGTCGGCTGGGTGAACGGCCACCCCGACCATCCGGACCCGGGCCTGGCACCGCCGCGCGCGGCCGTGGTGATCGGCAATGGCAACGTGGCACTCGACGTCGCCCGTGTGCTCGCGAAGACGCCTGAGGAATTCGACGGCTCCGATCTCGGCGCCGATGCTGCCCGGTTCCTGGCGGCAGCACCGCTCGAGGCAGTCCACGTCGTGGGGCGGCGCGGCCCCGGCGACGCGAAATTCACCGAGCACGAGCTCGAGGAACTGGCGACGCTGGCGCGCGCCCGCCCCATGCTCGCCGACCCGCCCGTGCCGATCGAGGACACATCCTGCTGCGCGGTGCTGCGGGGCTTCGCCGGGCTGCTGCCGAAACCGGTCACGATCGCATTTCATTTCGGCTGGACACCGGAGGCGTTCCTCGGCAACGGCCGGGTCGCAAGCGCCCGCTTCCGCAACAGCGCCGGCGCTGTGCTCGATCTCGCGGCCGACCTGGTCGTGACCTGCATCGGCTATCGAACTCGCGCCTGCTGCACAGCGACGCCCGAGGATGGCCGTTTCGCCAATGACGACGGCCATGTCCGTGACCGGCTCTATGCCGTCGGCTGGGCGAAACGCGGCCCGACCGGTACGATCCCGACCAACCGGGTCGAGGCCCAGACCGTAGCGCAGCGCATTGCAAGCAGCCTCGGCAGCGACGAGCGGCCAGGTGGCGCCGGTCTGCGCAGCCTGCTCGACGCGCGTGGCATCCGCTGGATCGACCAGGGCGGCTGGAGCCGGATCGACGCGGCCGAACGGGCGGCGACGGCACCGAACCGCTGCCGCAACAAGCTCACGACGATCGATGCGATGCTGGCGGCCGCGTCGGGCGCCGCCTAGCCCCCCACCCTAACCGGAGACGCCTAACCCGTGACGCCTAACCCGAGACGCCGGCGCGCGCCTCGCGGGCCGCGTCCAGGTCGATGACGTTGCCGCCTGGCTCGTCGACGGCGGCCAGCCCCGGCGAGCGACCGTCGTCGGCTGCGGCCTGGATCAGCTCGAGCGCGCAGCGGCCGAGGATAAGGTCGATCGACGGCGGCAGCCGCTCAAGCACCACATGGATCTCGCAGCAGGATTGGTTGGCGCCGATCCAGACCCAGCCCTGCCCCGCCGCATCACGGTGGATCGACAGGCCGGGGACGATATCAACGAGATCGCGATGGTTGCTGGACAGGAACGAGCGGTCGTCCGACAGATCGACACGGGCATAGAGCTTGCGGACCCCGCCGTCGGTCCGGTGCCCGGCGGTGGCGAACCGGCTGGCCGCGAGGGTCAGAAACTGCCCATCCGTCGGAGTCGCCTTCCCCACCATCCCCTCCTTGCTTCGCCGCACCCCATGGCAGCGACCATAAAGCTCAACCGACTCCGAATTCTACCCGCATGACGCGAACATATCGGATTTGTCAGACAAGGATCAAGATGGTGCGTGCCCCTTTTGCACACCCATTTGCCTTAAAGACACTAAAAGGACACCGACACCTAAAAGGCGAACTAACCGGAGTGCTAGGCTTGATCGCTCCGGTTGTGAATGGTCTTATGGATTGGAGAAGCATCGCCGAAGCGCCGTGTTTACGAGGGTATGGGCACAGTGACATCGATCGTATCCGTCGAAGCACCCAAGCCCGATACGCGTTCAGATAGCAGCCGCCCACCGACGGCGTTGGCGAGAATGCTCCGTTTGCGTGCCTTAAAGCCGTCGCAAGTTGCCAAGCTGGCACTGTGCAGCCCATCAACCCTGTCGCGTGCGGTCCGCGGCGAGAAACCACTCGGCAACCGGTTGCGCGCCACTGTCGCCCGCGTGCTCGACTGCGACGAGCGCGACCTGCTCGACCCGGCCCCGTCCACGAACGTCCGTCGCGTGGTCAACAGCCTCAATCTCGCCGGTGGCGACTTCGCCCTGCCGCTCCGCCTCGATCCGGTGGCGACCGACTTGAGCGAAGCCGAGCATCTCGCCATGGCCGCCTTGGGCCTGCTCAGGGCCAACGAGCCGGCGCTGGCAGCCCGCGTCGTCGAGCGGCTGCTGGACAAGCTGACACCCGAAACCTCGTCACGCTCGCTGCTCGCCTACAGCGGCCGGCTGATCGAATGGCAGGACCGGCTCTCGCCCGATCGCCTGGCGGTGGCGCAGCAGCAATTCCTCGGCCGGGCGCTCACGTGCGGCGGCGACCTGACCGACGGCGTGCTGCAGCCGCTGATCGACGACGGTTCCTGGTCGCGCACCTCGATCTATTGCGCCGATGCGGACCTGACCGTGCGGCATCTCGCAACCGGGCTCGACCATGTGCCGACAACCCAGCGCCTGTGGCAGCACGGCCGCCCGGCGCGCGATCTCTGCGCGCCGCAGTCGCTCATCTCGCGCCTGGTGACCGACCTTGCCCGCGTGCGCGATCGGGAGGCCCCTTTCACCGTCCGCCATGTGCGGGCGGAGATCGGACCCCAGTTCCATGAATGGGACTGCGTTACCGTCCGAGTCGGCCAATTCATCGTCGCTGCGTGCAAGACGATCGAGGTGCGATGAGTCTGTTCCCGCGGGCCGCTCTGTCTCCGACGGAGCGGGCGAGCGTCGAAGCCAAGCTGTACGAGCACGCACATGCGCTCTTGAAGCTCGGCATCCATCTCGAGCTGACGGCGGATTTCCGCCAGCTGCAGGCAGCGAACGCCGTCGCGTGCCGCCGCGGCGGCGTGCCGCTGCTGCCGCTCCTGAACCCGGACCGCACGACGCTTGGCGCCGACAACGCGTTCGCGCTCATCGGCCGGCGCGACGGCATGCCGGTCTGCACGATCGCGGCGGTCATCCGCCACGTCGCGGTCGGCCTGCAGGACGCGCTCGAGGATCTGAGCCTGCTCTACGATCCGCCGGCGCTGGCCGAGGCGACCGACGCCTGGTGCGAGGTCGACGCCGACGACCTGAACGACATCCGCGGCAAGATCATGATGCTGGGCACGCTGTGGCGCGACCCGGACCTGAAGCAGGCCGGCAGCACGGAGATCGGCGATCATATCTTCGCGCTCGCCATCCTCCACGGCCTCAAGCTGCACAAGCCGAACTTCGCCGCCGGCATCATCGCCGGCGAGACGGTCGAGTGGCTGGGCTACGACAAGGAGCATTTCCGCCGCTTCCACCACGGCCTGCGCTACGTCGATCCGGCCTGGGGCTACACGACCGAGACGGACCGGCTGGTGCTGGTCACCATGAGCCGGGCGCGCATGAAGGCGATGTTCCTGGGCCTGCCCGCCATCTGACGCGACCGCTTGGCGCGGCCGTCGATCTTCAACATAAATTATCGAATTCCGGGTTAAATTCTCGT
Protein-coding sequences here:
- a CDS encoding benzoate-CoA ligase family protein, producing MSLAAAPGRDGNGRKGAGTSPAGFYNAAVDLIDRNLAAGRAAKTVFIDEAGSYSYGDLAERADRFVNVLHTLGVAPGERLVLALLDTIDFPTCFLGAIKAGVVPIPANTLLQPADFAHMLADSGARALVVSEALLPKLVEAADIAKWDGLVVVSGAEGQGRPLLAPLMAEADKTALAAQTRPDDVCFWLYSSGSTGRPKGTVHRQSSLIETARLFGQGVLEIGEGDLVYSAAKLFFAYGLGNALTFPMAVGASAVLVSGRPTPDMVADVLRRARPTLFCGVPTLYAALVASPALPGRGEHALRLCTSAGEALPAEVGRAWTELTGVEIVDGIGSTEMLHIFVSNRPGAVRYGVTGRPVPGYRVRLVDETRREVATGEIGEMEVSGPTAAAHYWNNPEKTHATFLGEWVKTGDKFRQDEAGDYIHCGRADDMLKVSGIWVSPMEVESALIGHPAVQEAAVIGVADAAGLVKPKAFVVLKPGTSADAALIVALQDHVKSRLAPHNYPRWIEFVDDLPKTATGKIQRHVLRSREAAHPRGDAEK
- a CDS encoding ABC transporter substrate-binding protein; the protein is MGTLGLRALALAAALGLAAGSAKADSIKIGVLGDQSNVAADAGGLGAVFAAKLAAEDFGGKAAGMPIEFVSADFLTKPDNAVQIAHRWFESENVDAIADLPYSSAGLAVEQIAAADKKVVLIGGAATSDITSKSCNLYTTQWSDDTYSLASATGQAAVTAGGKKWFFLTADYALGDAIQRDATTFITKAGGTVIGSVRHPLDTRDFSSFLLQAQGSGANVIGLASVGANTIAEVKQASEFGITQGGQKLAGFLVFITDINSMGLQAAQHLYNTEGFYWDQNDQARAFSKRFYKEIGRMPTKEQAATYASVMHYLKAIQAAGSKDGTVVSRKMHEMPVDYFGRKGSIRVDGRVLYDLTLYEVKTPAESKYPWDYYKTVRDIPADKAFRPLADGGCPLAQK
- a CDS encoding alpha/beta fold hydrolase, with protein sequence MTVTTIERDFVEIDGRRLETAWLAPARPDASTIVMLHEGVGSVALWKDFPERLARATGCGVLAYSRYGYGASSLLEEKRPVEYMHHEGEVVLPAVLNHFAITRPVLFGHSDGGSIALIYAGRHPDAVAGLILEAPHVFVEDLTVTSIAGIKEVFRTTDLGAKLGRYHQDPDRTFWGWNDIWLDPRFKFWNIEAYLPAIRCPILAIQGLDDEYGTRAQLDAIQAATPATEIVLLEHCGHSPHRDQAAAVLDRSAAFIEALLRAG
- a CDS encoding flavodoxin domain-containing protein, which gives rise to MTVDITILVGTMTGTAELVAEEVQAALEGAGHAAHTQAMDGLGIDVFERGGAFLIVTSTYGNGDVPDNAQAFFAALEVARPDLSGVSFGIVALGDRTYKTTYCEGGRKFARLLAELGARRIGEPLLHDASAGTMPEEIAADWVVGWVDEHLAPAPVMT
- a CDS encoding LLM class flavin-dependent oxidoreductase, whose protein sequence is MTQTPEFGLDTFGDVTAGPGGLLPQAEVIRNVVEEAVLADELGIDFFGVGEHHRADFAVSAPEVVLAAIAGQTQRIRLGSAVTVLSSDDPIRVFQRFSTVDALSNGRAEVILGRGSFTESFPLFGYDLEDYEALFEEKVDLFAALLPQEPVNWRGQTRPPLTDQRVYPPVEGGRLKAWIGVGGSPQSVVRAARYDLPLMLAIIGGAPGRFRPFVDLYHRAFAEFGRPVRPIGVHSPGYVADSDEAAREELWPDFKRMRDRIGAERGWPPMQRAEFDREADLGSLYVGSPETVARKIAATVKTLGLSRFNLKYSAGPLAHDKLVRSIELYGRRVIPLVRDMLA
- a CDS encoding helix-turn-helix transcriptional regulator, producing MATPAPRPVYRPAERTSDEEFLKRLGDRVREARAKRGMTRKILSRDSGVSERYLAQLETGRGNISILLLRQLAAALDMPIETLVHEQSEPSVDLAHAQELLRRLAPEDLVAARQMLLQRFDTAADEARRGHIALIGLRGAGKSTLGAALAERLKVPFIELDREIERTSGVSLGVIFDLYGQAGFRRLERQCLADVIARHPRFVLATGGSLVSEPATFELLLSHCFTVWLTASPAEHMGRVMAQGDMRPMASNREAMSDLQRILEVRGPLYAKADRRVDTAGRTIEDSLERLVEAVG